Below is a window of Cryobacterium sp. PAMC25264 DNA.
GCACACCCACCCTGTTGCCCGCCGACCACCTGGTGCGGATGTTGCACGCCGTGCGGGACACCTTCGGCATCGTGCCCGGCGCCGAGATCACCACCGAGGCGAACCCGGACTCTGTCGACCTCGCCTACCTGCTCCAGCTCAAGGCCGCCGGGTTCACCCGGGTGTCCTTCGGCATGCAGTCGGCCGTGCCGAGCGTGCTCGCCACCCTCGAGCGCACGCACGACCCCGAGCGGGTTCCGCTCGTCGTGCAGTGGGCCAGGGAGGCCGGCCTGGACGTGAGCCTCGACCTCATCTACGGCACCCCGGGGGAGACCATCGAGAACTGGCGGGCCAGCCTCGAGCACGCGATCGGACAGAACCCCGACCACATCAGCGCCTACTCGCTCATCGTCGAAGACGGCACCAAGCTGGCCAGGCAGATCCGCCGCGGCGAGCTCGTGCAGCCCGACGAGGACCTGCAGGCCGACTTCTACGAGTTGGCCGACCGGCTCCTGGCCGAGGCCGGCTACGGCTGGTACGAGGTCAGCAACTGGTCACGGGGCACGCAGCACCGCTCCCGGCACAACCTCTCCTACTGGAGGAGCGCCGACTGGTGGGGTGTGGGTCCCGGAGCGCACAGCCACATCGGCGGGGTGCGCTGGTGGAACGTCAAGCACCCGGCGGCATACGCCGACCGGATCCTCGCCGGGCACTCCCCGGCGGCCGGGCGAGAGACTCTCGACGATGACACCCGCGAGCTGGAGCGGGTGCTGTTGCTCACCCGCATCCGCGAGGGCATCCCCGTGGCGACGTTGACGACGGCGGGGCGCCGAGAGGTGGCCGGCCTGATCAATGACGAACTCATCGATGCGCGGGCAGCGATCGGCGGCACCGTCGAACTGACCCTGCGCGGGCGGCTCCTGGCCGACGCCGTGGTGCGCCGTCTCCTCACCGACTGAACCCCAGCCCTCCCCACCCGCGAACCGTGAGTTAAGCCCCAGAACGCGCGCGTTTTGGGTGCTTACCTCACAGTTCGCGAGGGGGAAAGGGGTTAGTTGAGGAACTTGATGGTGAGCGGGTAGGTGTACCACTCGCCCTTGTTGGCTGCGATGGCGGCCATGATGCTGAAGACGATGTTGAGGATCCACACCGCGGCCAGGATCAGGAAGCCGATGCCGATGACGGTGAGGATGCCTCCGACGAACCCGGCGATGGCCAGGGTGATCTGGAAGTTCAGCGCCGTTGCGGTGTGCGCCCGGATGAACGGGCCGCGGTCCTTGAGCACGATGTAGCCGATCAGCGCCGGCAGGAAGCTGAACAGGATTCCGCCGATGTGGATCAGGGTCGCCCAGAGCTTCTCGTCGGCCGGGCTCAGCTGACTCTGTGCCTGGTACGGGGCTGCGGGGGGAGGCGTGGCCTCTGACATGGGATCTCCTTCGTGACTCCCGGCGGTGCGGGGCGGCGTCGGGCGCCGCTCACACCAGAATAGCGCCGCTCACCCCAACCGGGAGCCTGCAAACTAGCTGATCAGACGGATAGAGAAGGGGTAGCGGTACGGACGGCCGTCGCGGGCGCTCAGGTAACCGAGCACCGAGAAGATCGATCCGACCAGCCACAACACCCAGCCGAGCGAGAAGAGCCCGGACAGGAGGCCGAACGTGACCAGGCTGAGAACCGTGGAAAGCACATTGAGGGCCACGTAGCCGATGAGCAGGGTGATCTGGAAGTTCAGGGCCTCCTTGCCCTGTTCATTGGTGAACGGGCCCCGGTCCTTGAAGACCAGCCAGATGATCAGGGAAGGCGGGAACGAGAGGATGCCGCCCAGGTGCGCCAGTGACGCCCACTGTCTGTCCTGCTCCGGGGAGAGCGGAGGCCCTGACGACGGCCTGTTCGATGGTCCCTGACCGGTGGGTTAACTCATGACGGTGTCCTTCGGTGAGCGGTGCGTGGACGTGCTTGAGCCCACGCTACTGCGCAAAATCGTCGGGGAGCAATGGGTATGCGGCCCACCCGCGATATGATTAGCAGTCAAACAATGAGAGTGCCAGCCAGCTGGCGGCGCGAGCGGGCATGAGGGAGGCGATCGGAATGGTGTCGGATCGTAGTCTCGAGGTGCTCCGCGTCATCGTGCAGGACTACGTGGCCTCCCGTGAACCCGTCGGCTCCAAGTCCATCGTCGACAGGCACGCCTTCGGCGTCTCGGCGGCCACCATCCGCAACGATATGGCCTTGCTCGAGGAGGAGGAGCTCATCATTGCTCCGCACACCTCGTCCGGGCGCATTCCCACCGACAAGGGTTACCGCCTCTTCGTCGACCACCTCGCCGACCTGCGTCCGCTCACCGTCGCCCAGCGTCAGGCCATCGAGGTCTTCCTCGGCCAGTCCGCCGACCTGGACGAGGTGCTCGCGCGGAGCGTGCGGCTGCTCTCGCAGCTGACCCATCAGGTGGCCCTTGTGCAATACCCGTCGTTGTCGCGCGCCACCGTGCGCCACATCGAACTCGTGCCGCTCAGTGACACCCGGGTGCTGTCGGTTCTGATCACGGACTCCGGCCGAGTCGAACAGCGCGTGGTGGAGTTGACCCGCGCGCTGGACGAGACTGCCCTGGCCGAACTCCGCACCCGTCTCAACGCCGTGGTCGGCGGCCTGAGCATGAGCGAGGCCGCCGCCGCACTGACCGGGCCGACCGGTCTGGGCCCGCCCGAGCTGCAGGACCTGATCGACCTCATCACCGGCACCCTGCGGGACCAGGTGGGCGCCAACCGGCAGGACCGCCTGGTAATGGCCGGTGCTGCGAACCTGGTGCGCACTGAGGACGACTTCAGCGGCAGCATCTACCCGGTTCTCGAGGCCATCGAAGAGCAGGTGGTGCTGTTGCGCCTGTTCGGCGAGATGGCCACCGACCAGCACGGCGTCTCGGTGAGCATCGGCCGGGAGAACGCGCCGTTCGGCCTGGGGGAGACGTCCGTGCTCACGAGCGGCTACACCTCCCACGGCGATGCCGCCCGGCTGGGCGTGCTCGGTCCGACCCGGATGGACTACTCCAACAACATGGCGGCGGTGCGCGCCGTCGCCCGGTACCTCTCGCGCCTGCTCGGCGAGAACTAGCCGCCCCCACACCTTCCCACCGACACTTTTCACCCCCAGAACCCGAGGAGAGCCAGCTTTGGCTGACCATTACGAAGCACTCGGCGTCGCGCGCGATGCCACCACCGACGAGATCAAGAAGGCATACCGGCGCCTCGCCCGCCAGTTGCACCCCGATGTGAACCCGGGCGCCGAAGCATCCGAGCGGTTCAAGACCATCACCCACGCCTACGACGTACTCTCGGACCCCAAGCAGCGCCAGAACTACGACCGCGGCGGCTCGGGCAACTCCGGCCAGGGCGGCGGATTCGACGCGGGCAACTTCGGCGACATCTTCGAGACCTTCTTCGGCGGGGGAGGCGGCGGCAGCCGCGGCCCCCGGTCGCGTCGGGAACGTGGGCAGGACGCCCTCATCCGGGTCGAGCTCGACCTGGACGAGGTCATCTTCGGCACCCACCGCGACATCGAGGTGGACACCGCGATCGTCTGCGCCACCTGCAACGGCAGCTGCTGCCAGCCCGGCACGTCCCCGGTCACCTGCGACATCTGCCACGGCACCGGAAGCATCCAGCGCGCTGTGCGCTCCCTGCTCGGCAACGTGATGACCTCCAGCCCCTGCGGCTCCTGCCGTGGCTACGGCACCATCATCGCCACACCCTGCGTCACCTGCCAGGGCCAGGGCCGCGTGCGCGCCCGCCGCACCGTTCCGGTGGACATCCCCGCCGGCGTCGACACGGGTCTGCGCCTGCAGATGCCCGGCAGCGGAGAGGCCGGACCGGCCGGAGGCCCCAACGGCGACCTCTATCTCGAGATGAAGGTGCGGCACCACGACGTCTTCAGCCGCGACGGCGACGACCTGCTCTGCACCCTCGAGGTGCCGATGACCGACGCCATCCTGGGTGCGACCGCAACGGTCAAGGCCCTCGACGGTGACATCGAGGTCGAACTCCGCCCGGGCGTCCAGGCCGGCGAGATCCTCACGGTCAAGGACCGCGGCATCACCCGCCTGCGTGGCAACGGCCGCGGCGACCTGCGGGTCGGCGTGCAGGTGCTCACCCCCACCAAGCTCGACCACAAGGAACGCGAACTCATCGAGGCCTTCGCGGCCAGGCACAAGGTGGCAGCTCCGGCACTCAGCCACTTCCAGCAGGGCCTGTTCGCGAAGCTCCGCGACCGGTTCCTCGGGTAGGGGTGCCCGCTAGCGATGGCGCATTTCTTCCTTTCCGAGACTCTCGCCCAGGCCCCTCCGCCACGCAGGTGGGGGCCACCGTGAGCCTCACCGGCGCCGAGGCCAAGCACGCCGTCACGGTCAGCCGGGTGCGTCCGGGCGAGACCCTGCTGCTGGGTGACGGCGCCGGGCTGATGCTGGGGGTCACCGTGGTCTCCGCCCAGCCGGCCGAGCTTGTCGTGCGGGTCGACTCCGTGAGGCACAGCCCGCCGGCCACGCCGCGCATCCTGCTCGTGCAGGCGCTGGCCAAGGGCGACCGCGACGAACTCGCGGTGCAGGCGGCCACCGAACTCGGTATCGACGGGGTCATCCGTGGGCGGCCTCGCGGTCCGTGGTGCGCTGGGAGGGTGTCAAGGTGCAAAAGGGGCAGGCCCGCTGGGCCGCCATCGTGCGTGAGGCCAGCAAGCAGTCGATCCGGCCCTGGCTGCCCGAGGTGTCCGCGCTGACCAGCACCAAGCAGCTCGCACAGCTCGCCACCACCAGCCGGATGCTGCTGCTCGAGCCCACCGCCGACACCCGGCTGACCGCGATCGCGCCGCCGACCGACGACCGGGACATCGTTCTCGTCGTCGGCCCGGAGGGCGGGATCGCCGCATCGGAACTGGAGATCCTCGAGGGGGCCGGCGCCCGCCGGGTGCGCCTGGGCGACACCGTGCTGCGCACGTCCACGGCGGGCCCCGCCGCCGTCGCCATCCTGAACGCAACCCTCGGGCGCTGGTAGTTCCGCTTAAGATAGACGTATGGCCTCCTCCGGTGCAGAACCCTCCATCTTCAGCCGCATTGCCGCGCGCGAGATTCCGGCGACCATCGTCGCGGAAACCGACCACATCATCGCGTTCAACGACATCGCCCCGCAGGCGCCCGTGCACGTGGTCGTGACCACCAAGACTCAGCAATACCACAACGTGGGCGAACTCGCGGCGGGCGACCCCGCCCTCCTCGCCGAACTCGTCGCCGTGGCCGGACGGGTGGCCGAAGAGCACTGCGCGGGGGAGTACCGCTTGATCTTCAACACCGGCGCCTCGGCCGGCCAGACCGTCTTCCACGTTCACGCCCATGTGCTCGGCGGCACCCTCGAGGAGGGCACGCTTGCAGCCCTCTGACCCGGAGACTCCCGGAACCGGCGCACTGCCCACGGTGCGCACACTCCTCGTCGACGGCGTCGCCATGGTGCGCCTGCTCGGGCCGCAGGACCGGTTCCTCACCACCATCGAGAACGAATACCCGGACGTCACAGTGCACGTCCGCGGCAACGAGGTCACCCTCACCGGTCCGGCCGCATCCACGGATGCCGTGGTGCGACTGATCGAGGAGCTCCAACTGTTGTTGCGCACCGGAGCGGACCTCGGCGAGAGAGAGGTCACCACCTCCGCGCGCATGCTCGGCGCCGACAGCACCTCGAGCCCCTCGACGGTGCTCGGCCAGGCCATCCTCACGTCGCGCGGTCTCACGGTGCGCCCCAAGACCCTCGGCCAGAGCAGCTACGTCAACGCGATCGACGAGAACGCCATCGTGTTCGGCATCGGACCAGCCGGAACCGGCAAGACCTACCTCGCCATGGCCAAGGCCGTGCAGGCGCTGCAGCGCAAGGAGGTCGACCGCATCATCCTCACCCGGCCGGCCGTCGAGGCGGGGGAGCGGCTCGGGTTCCTACCCGGCAGCCTCACCGACAAGATCGACCCCTACCTGAGGCCGCTCTACGACGCCCTTTTCGAGATGATGGACCCCGAGCTGGTGCCCAAGCTGCTGGCCGCAGGCACCATCGAGGTGGCCCCGCTGGCGTATATGCGCGGGCGCACGCTGAACTCGGCGTTCATCGTGCTCGACGAGGCCCAGAATACGACGCCCGAGCAGATGAAGATGTTCCTCACCCGACTCGGCTTCGGTTCCCAGATGGTGGTCACCGGTGACATCACCCAGGTGGACCTGCCCGCCGGCGCCAGCGGACTCCGTCTGGTCACGACCGTGCTCGACGGAATCGACGACATCGCTTTTGTGCACCTGACCAGCGCGGATGTGGTGCGGCACAGTCTTGTCGGCCGCATCGTCGACGCCTACACCGAATACGACGCTCAGAAGCAGGCCCAACGCTACGAAAGCGAACAGGCCCGCGACTTCGCATCCCGCGCTCCGCACCAGGGGAACCCGCGCGATCGCACCCCGAAACGGAGATCCAGTTGACCATCGAAATCAACAATGAGTCGGCCATCCCGGTCGATGAGGCCGCCATCCTGAGGCTCGCCGCCTTCGCGCTGGACACCATGCACGTGCACGCCGACGCCGAACTGGCGATCGTGCTCGTCGACGAGGGCGCCATGGAGCAACTCCACGTGCAGTGGATGGATGAGCCGGGTCCCACCGACGTCCTCAGCTTCCCGATGGACGAACTGCGCCCCGGCACCGAAGACGCCATCACGCCGCCTGGCCTACTCGGCGACATCGTGCTCTGCCCGCAGGTGGCCCAGGGTCAGGCGGAAACCGCCGGCCACAGCACCCTCGACGAACTGCTGCTCCTCACCACGCACGGCATCCTGCATCTGCTCGGCTTCGACCACGCTGAACCCGAGGAGGAGAAGGAGATGTTCGGAATCCAGCGCGACATCCTGATCGGCTTCTCCATGCAGGAACGACGCCGGCCCCGATGATCGTCGGGTGGTTCCTCACGGCCGCCATCCTGCTCGTCGCGTTCGGCGGGCTGATGGCCGCTGTCGACGCTGCAGTCACGTCCCAGTCCCGGGCGGACATCGCCGAACTCGCCGTCACCGCACGCTCCAAGCGGTCCCTGCGTGCCATCGCCGCCGACACCGGCGCACACCTGAACGCCATCAACTTCGTGCGGATCATCGCGGAGACGACCGCGGCGGTGCTCGTCACCCTGGTGTTCGCCACTACTATCGAACAGATCTGGTTGGCCCTGCTGCTGTCGGCCCTGCTGATGACGGCCGTGTCGTTCGTGCTCGTTGGAGCCAGTCCACGCAGCGTGGGCCGGGCGCATCCGAAAAACCTGCTTGTGCTCACGGCCGTTCTCGTTCATTTCTTGCGCGTGCTGCTCGGCCCGGTGGCCAACGCCCTCGTCGCCCTCGGCAATCGGGTCACCCCGGGACGCAGCCGGCTCGCCACCTTCACCTCGGAGGACCAGCTGCTCAGCATGGTCGATGAGGCCACCGAGCTGGACGTGATCGAGGAGGACGACCGCGAACTCATCCACTCGATCTTTGAATTCAGCGAGACCGTCGTGCGCGAGGTCATGATCCCGCGCACCGACATGGTCA
It encodes the following:
- the hrcA gene encoding heat-inducible transcriptional repressor HrcA, translating into MVSDRSLEVLRVIVQDYVASREPVGSKSIVDRHAFGVSAATIRNDMALLEEEELIIAPHTSSGRIPTDKGYRLFVDHLADLRPLTVAQRQAIEVFLGQSADLDEVLARSVRLLSQLTHQVALVQYPSLSRATVRHIELVPLSDTRVLSVLITDSGRVEQRVVELTRALDETALAELRTRLNAVVGGLSMSEAAAALTGPTGLGPPELQDLIDLITGTLRDQVGANRQDRLVMAGAANLVRTEDDFSGSIYPVLEAIEEQVVLLRLFGEMATDQHGVSVSIGRENAPFGLGETSVLTSGYTSHGDAARLGVLGPTRMDYSNNMAAVRAVARYLSRLLGEN
- the dnaJ gene encoding molecular chaperone DnaJ: MADHYEALGVARDATTDEIKKAYRRLARQLHPDVNPGAEASERFKTITHAYDVLSDPKQRQNYDRGGSGNSGQGGGFDAGNFGDIFETFFGGGGGGSRGPRSRRERGQDALIRVELDLDEVIFGTHRDIEVDTAIVCATCNGSCCQPGTSPVTCDICHGTGSIQRAVRSLLGNVMTSSPCGSCRGYGTIIATPCVTCQGQGRVRARRTVPVDIPAGVDTGLRLQMPGSGEAGPAGGPNGDLYLEMKVRHHDVFSRDGDDLLCTLEVPMTDAILGATATVKALDGDIEVELRPGVQAGEILTVKDRGITRLRGNGRGDLRVGVQVLTPTKLDHKERELIEAFAARHKVAAPALSHFQQGLFAKLRDRFLG
- a CDS encoding DUF4870 domain-containing protein, which codes for MAHLGGILSFPPSLIIWLVFKDRGPFTNEQGKEALNFQITLLIGYVALNVLSTVLSLVTFGLLSGLFSLGWVLWLVGSIFSVLGYLSARDGRPYRYPFSIRLIS
- a CDS encoding HIT domain-containing protein: MASSGAEPSIFSRIAAREIPATIVAETDHIIAFNDIAPQAPVHVVVTTKTQQYHNVGELAAGDPALLAELVAVAGRVAEEHCAGEYRLIFNTGASAGQTVFHVHAHVLGGTLEEGTLAAL
- a CDS encoding PhoH family protein, whose protein sequence is MCSAAPSRRARLQPSDPETPGTGALPTVRTLLVDGVAMVRLLGPQDRFLTTIENEYPDVTVHVRGNEVTLTGPAASTDAVVRLIEELQLLLRTGADLGEREVTTSARMLGADSTSSPSTVLGQAILTSRGLTVRPKTLGQSSYVNAIDENAIVFGIGPAGTGKTYLAMAKAVQALQRKEVDRIILTRPAVEAGERLGFLPGSLTDKIDPYLRPLYDALFEMMDPELVPKLLAAGTIEVAPLAYMRGRTLNSAFIVLDEAQNTTPEQMKMFLTRLGFGSQMVVTGDITQVDLPAGASGLRLVTTVLDGIDDIAFVHLTSADVVRHSLVGRIVDAYTEYDAQKQAQRYESEQARDFASRAPHQGNPRDRTPKRRSS
- a CDS encoding DUF4870 domain-containing protein; protein product: MSEATPPPAAPYQAQSQLSPADEKLWATLIHIGGILFSFLPALIGYIVLKDRGPFIRAHTATALNFQITLAIAGFVGGILTVIGIGFLILAAVWILNIVFSIMAAIAANKGEWYTYPLTIKFLN
- the ybeY gene encoding rRNA maturation RNase YbeY, whose amino-acid sequence is MTIEINNESAIPVDEAAILRLAAFALDTMHVHADAELAIVLVDEGAMEQLHVQWMDEPGPTDVLSFPMDELRPGTEDAITPPGLLGDIVLCPQVAQGQAETAGHSTLDELLLLTTHGILHLLGFDHAEPEEEKEMFGIQRDILIGFSMQERRRPR
- the hemW gene encoding radical SAM family heme chaperone HemW; the protein is MAGPHPVGDPAPLDGLLPASAGVGADERDFGVYLHVPFCKVRCGYCDFNTYTATELRGVKQSDYASQAVLEVESAARILAASHIAPRPAATVFFGGGTPTLLPADHLVRMLHAVRDTFGIVPGAEITTEANPDSVDLAYLLQLKAAGFTRVSFGMQSAVPSVLATLERTHDPERVPLVVQWAREAGLDVSLDLIYGTPGETIENWRASLEHAIGQNPDHISAYSLIVEDGTKLARQIRRGELVQPDEDLQADFYELADRLLAEAGYGWYEVSNWSRGTQHRSRHNLSYWRSADWWGVGPGAHSHIGGVRWWNVKHPAAYADRILAGHSPAAGRETLDDDTRELERVLLLTRIREGIPVATLTTAGRREVAGLINDELIDARAAIGGTVELTLRGRLLADAVVRRLLTD